One part of the Luteibacter yeojuensis genome encodes these proteins:
- the uvrB gene encoding excinuclease ABC subunit UvrB: protein MTDRFQLVSPYKPSGDQPEAIDRLAEGFESGLAAQTLLGVTGSGKTFTIANVIEKVQKPTIVLAPNKTLAAQLYGEFKEFFPHNAVEYFVSYYDYYQPEAYVVASDTFIEKDSSINDHIEQMRLAATKALLSRRDSLIVATVSAIYGLGDPEDYMSLRLILSRGEHIEQRALIRQLTELQYVRNEMELRRGTYRVRGEVVDVFPAESESEALRIELFDGDVENLSLFDPLTGEVLRKVPRYTVYPKTHYASTRQSVLNAMETIKVELSERLEQLYRDNKLVEAQRLEQRTRFDLEMMAEVGFCQGIENYSRHMTRRGPGEPPPTLFDYLPPDALMVVDESHVTVPQLGAMYKGDRSRKETLVEFGFRLPSAMDNRPLRFEEWERRAPRAIYVSATPAKYEMERSDDNIVELVVRPTGLIDPEVEVRPVRTQVDDLLGEIHKRVAMGDRVLVTTLTKRMAENLTDYLSEHEVKVRYLHADIDTVERTEIIRDLRLGEFDVLVGINLLREGLDMPEVSLVAVLDADKEGFLRSTRSLIQTIGRAARNVRGKAILYADEITGSMKEAMDETARRREKQMEYNAAHGITPKTVVRRIADIMEGARADVGSRGGKGRKGREAKKVAEEAPDYGALSPEQVGSTIKKLEARMYKHAQNLEFEEAGKLRDEIHRLRERALR from the coding sequence ATGACCGATCGCTTCCAGCTCGTTTCCCCCTACAAGCCCTCCGGCGATCAGCCCGAGGCCATCGACCGTCTCGCCGAAGGGTTCGAGTCGGGGCTGGCCGCGCAGACCCTGCTCGGCGTGACCGGCTCAGGCAAGACCTTCACGATCGCCAACGTGATCGAAAAGGTCCAGAAGCCGACCATCGTGCTGGCGCCGAACAAGACGCTGGCCGCGCAGCTTTACGGCGAGTTCAAGGAGTTCTTCCCCCATAACGCGGTGGAGTACTTCGTCAGCTACTACGACTATTACCAGCCGGAAGCCTATGTGGTGGCCTCGGACACCTTCATCGAGAAGGATTCGAGCATCAACGACCATATCGAGCAGATGCGCCTTGCCGCCACGAAGGCGCTGCTGTCGCGGCGCGATTCGCTGATCGTCGCGACCGTCTCGGCCATCTACGGCCTGGGCGATCCGGAGGATTACATGAGCCTCCGCCTCATCCTGTCGCGCGGCGAGCATATCGAACAGCGTGCGCTGATCCGGCAGCTGACCGAGTTGCAGTACGTGCGCAACGAGATGGAACTGCGCCGCGGCACCTACCGCGTGCGCGGCGAGGTGGTGGACGTGTTCCCGGCGGAATCCGAATCCGAGGCCCTGCGCATCGAGCTGTTCGACGGCGACGTGGAGAACCTCTCCCTCTTCGATCCGCTGACCGGCGAAGTGCTGCGCAAGGTGCCGCGCTATACGGTGTATCCGAAGACGCATTACGCGAGCACGCGGCAGAGCGTGCTGAACGCGATGGAGACGATCAAGGTCGAACTCTCCGAGCGTCTGGAACAGCTATACCGCGATAACAAGCTGGTGGAAGCGCAGCGTCTCGAGCAACGCACGCGCTTCGACCTGGAGATGATGGCCGAGGTGGGTTTCTGCCAGGGCATCGAGAACTATTCGCGGCATATGACCCGGCGCGGCCCGGGCGAGCCGCCGCCGACCCTCTTCGACTACCTGCCGCCGGACGCGCTCATGGTGGTCGACGAATCGCACGTGACCGTGCCGCAGCTCGGTGCCATGTACAAGGGCGACCGTTCGCGCAAGGAGACGCTGGTGGAATTCGGCTTCCGCCTGCCGTCCGCGATGGACAACCGGCCGCTGCGGTTCGAGGAATGGGAACGCCGCGCGCCGCGCGCGATCTACGTATCGGCCACGCCGGCGAAGTACGAGATGGAGCGCTCGGACGACAACATCGTGGAACTCGTCGTGCGTCCGACCGGCCTGATCGATCCCGAGGTGGAGGTACGGCCGGTGCGTACGCAGGTCGACGACCTGCTCGGCGAGATCCACAAGCGTGTCGCCATGGGCGACCGCGTTCTGGTGACCACGCTGACCAAGCGTATGGCCGAGAACCTCACCGACTACCTGTCCGAGCATGAAGTGAAGGTGCGTTACCTGCATGCCGATATCGACACCGTGGAGCGCACGGAGATCATCCGCGACCTCCGCCTCGGCGAATTCGACGTGCTGGTGGGCATCAACCTCCTTCGCGAAGGCCTGGACATGCCCGAAGTGTCGCTCGTGGCAGTGCTCGACGCCGACAAGGAAGGCTTCCTGCGATCCACCCGCTCGCTGATCCAGACGATCGGCCGCGCGGCCCGTAACGTCCGCGGCAAGGCCATCCTCTACGCGGACGAGATCACGGGCTCGATGAAGGAGGCCATGGACGAGACGGCACGCCGCCGCGAGAAGCAGATGGAATACAACGCCGCCCACGGCATCACGCCGAAAACGGTGGTCCGCCGCATTGCCGACATCATGGAAGGCGCGCGTGCCGACGTGGGCTCGCGCGGTGGCAAGGGCAGGAAGGGCAGGGAGGCGAAGAAGGTGGCGGAGGAAGCCCCGGATTACGGCGCGCTTTCGCCGGAGCAGGTAGGGTCGACCATCAAGAAGCTCGAGGCCCGCATGTACAAGCACGCCCAGAACCTCGAGTTCGAGGAGGCCGGCAAGCTGCGCGACGAGATCCACCGCCTGCGGGAGAGGGCCCTGCGCTGA
- a CDS encoding CopD family protein, whose product MAYLLTKSLHIVFVIAWMATVFYLPRILVNIAEAGNEPAVKARLELMGRRLYKFGHNMFGLAFLFGLVLWLYFHVTGGWLHAKLVLVALMLAYYIWTGRLLKRSIAGGALPSSKTLRILNELPVLVLIAIVFLVVAKPF is encoded by the coding sequence GTGGCCTACCTTCTCACCAAGTCCCTGCACATCGTGTTCGTCATCGCGTGGATGGCGACGGTGTTTTACCTGCCGCGGATCCTGGTGAACATCGCCGAGGCCGGCAACGAACCCGCCGTGAAGGCGCGGCTCGAACTGATGGGCCGCCGGCTCTACAAGTTCGGGCACAACATGTTCGGCCTGGCCTTCCTCTTCGGCCTCGTGCTCTGGCTGTATTTCCACGTCACCGGCGGCTGGCTGCACGCGAAGCTGGTCCTCGTGGCCCTCATGCTGGCTTACTACATCTGGACCGGGCGGCTGCTCAAGCGGAGCATCGCCGGCGGTGCGCTGCCTTCGTCGAAGACCCTGCGCATCCTCAACGAGCTGCCGGTGCTCGTGCTGATCGCCATCGTCTTCCTGGTCGTGGCGAAGCCTTTCTGA